In the genome of Methylomagnum ishizawai, the window ACACAACGCAATGGAGGACACCATGGCTACCCTGAACCCGCCCATCCCCACCGATACCGTGCAACGCTCCCGCCGGATCGAACAACGCATCGCCGGCCAGGCCACTTCCGACGGCGCGGGCGTGAAACTGGTCCGGGTGGTGGACCGCGCCCTGCACCGGCGGCTCGACCCCTTCCTGATGCTGGACGCCTTCGGCACCGACCGGCCCGAGGATTACATCGCCGGTTTCCCCGACCACCCGCACCGGGGCTTCGAAACCATCACCTACATGATCGCCGGGCGTATGCGCCACCGCGACAGCGCGGGCCACGAAGGCTTACTGGAAAACGGCGGGGTGCAGTGGATGACGGCGGGCCGGGGCGTGATCCATTCCGAGATGCCCGAACAGGAACAGGGCGCGATGGAAGGTTTCCAGCTTTGGCTCAACCTCCCGGCGCGGGACAAACTGGCCGAACCCTGGTACCGGGATTTCCCCAACGCCGCGATTCCCCAGTTCACCACCGCCGATGGCGTGACCGTGCGGGTCATCGCCGGGGAGAGCCAGGGCGTGGCGGGCGCGGTGCGGCGCGAGGTCACGGAGCCTTTGATCCTCGACCTGCATTTGCCCGCCGGCAGCCGCCACGCCCAAAGCCTACCCGCCGCCGCCAACGCCTTCCTCTACACCTACCGGGGCGAGGTCGCGGTCGGGGGCGGCGCGGTCCCGGCGGGGCAACTGGCGATCTTCGCCAATAGCGCGACCGCCGATGGCGTCGTCATCGAGGCGGCGCGGGATAGCCGGGTGTTGCTGGTCGCCGGGCAACCCCTGGGCGAACCCATCGTCCAATACGGTCCTTTCGTGATGAACACCCAGGCCGAGATCGAGCAAGCCCTGCGCGATTTCCGCTCGGGGCGGCTCGGAACCGCAGCTTGAGCGAGCCGCCTCACCACAACCACGCCGCGCCGCGCACCCCGCTGGAATCGCCGTGGCGCGGCGCGACCAAGCGGGTATCGACCCGGTCTGAGAACACATAGCGCCCCCACAGCTTGGGCACGTTGGCATAGAGCCGGGCGCAATTCGACAAACCCCCGCCCAAGACCACCGCGTCCGGGTCCAGGAGGTTGATGACATGGGCCAAGGCCCGCGCCAGCCGCTCCTCGTAGCGCAGCAGGGCGGCTTCGCAAACCGCGTCGCCCGTCGCGGCGCGGGCCACGATCTCCGGCCCGGCCAGGGCCGCGCCCGCGTGGCGCGCGTAATCGCGGGCCAAGCCCGGTCCCGACAGGAAGGTCTCGATACAACCCCGCCGCCCGCAATAGCAGACCGGCCCCGGCAACTCCTCCGCCGTGGGCCAGGGCAAGGGGTTGTGACCCCATTCCCCGGCGATGGCGTTGGGACCGTTCAAGGGCCGGCCCCGCACGACGATCCCACCGCCCACGCCGGTCCCCAGGATCACCCCGAACACCACTTCCGCCCCCGCCGCCGCGCCGTCGGTGGCCTCCGACAGGGCGAAGCAATCGGCGTCGTTGGCGATGCGTACCGGCCTTCCCAACAGCCGCTGCAAATCCTCGACGATGGGTTGGCCGTTCAGGCAGACCGAGTTGGAATTCTTGAGCCGTCCGCTGGCGCGGGACAGCGCCCCCGGCGTGCCGATACCCACCGTGCCTTCGGCGGACAACGCCCGCTCGGCCTCCACCACCAAATCGGCGACAACCTGCAAAATGCCCCGGTAATCGCCCTGGGGCGTAGGGGCGCGACGACGCCAAAGCTCCGCTCCGTCCTCCGGGGCCAGGGCGATGAGTTCGATCTTGGTGCCGCCAAGGTCGATTCCAAAACGTATATTGTTGTTTTCCATGGGGTTATCCGGTGGGTATATCGGAACGGGCAGCCTGGATGGCTACTGATTTTCAGCCGTTGGGAGGTTGAAGTATATCCGGGAACCTTCCGGGGCTGGTTCCAGAGGTCCGCCGAAAGCGAGAAGCCGTAATCCACGGAATAGCTCCGGTAGGCCAAGCAATGGAAACACCTCATCCTGCCGATGGCGCGTTCGACCACGACCCGCGTGGCGGCTTGTTTCCTATTCCCTGCCTGCCATTTGGGCTGAATCGTTTATGCCCTAAACAGCGATGACCGCCGGGATGTGAGGATGAGGGTCATAACCCATGATTTCAAAATCTTCAAACTTATAATCGAAGATTGATTCGGGTTTGCGCTTCATCCTTAGACGAGGTAGTGGCCGGGGTTCTCGGGTAAGTTGCAGGCGTGCTTGATCAATATGGTTTAAATAGATATGAATGTCCCCAAAACTATGAATAATTTCCCCAACATCCAGATCGCATTGCTGCGCAACCATATGAGTGAGAAACGCAACTGATGCGGTGTTATAACCCACGCCGAGAAATAAATCCCCACTACGTTGCGTCAGCATACAGCTAAGCTTCCCATTGACGACATAAAATTGATACATGACATGGCAAGG includes:
- a CDS encoding pirin family protein; the encoded protein is MATLNPPIPTDTVQRSRRIEQRIAGQATSDGAGVKLVRVVDRALHRRLDPFLMLDAFGTDRPEDYIAGFPDHPHRGFETITYMIAGRMRHRDSAGHEGLLENGGVQWMTAGRGVIHSEMPEQEQGAMEGFQLWLNLPARDKLAEPWYRDFPNAAIPQFTTADGVTVRVIAGESQGVAGAVRREVTEPLILDLHLPAGSRHAQSLPAAANAFLYTYRGEVAVGGGAVPAGQLAIFANSATADGVVIEAARDSRVLLVAGQPLGEPIVQYGPFVMNTQAEIEQALRDFRSGRLGTAA
- a CDS encoding ROK family protein, with translation MENNNIRFGIDLGGTKIELIALAPEDGAELWRRRAPTPQGDYRGILQVVADLVVEAERALSAEGTVGIGTPGALSRASGRLKNSNSVCLNGQPIVEDLQRLLGRPVRIANDADCFALSEATDGAAAGAEVVFGVILGTGVGGGIVVRGRPLNGPNAIAGEWGHNPLPWPTAEELPGPVCYCGRRGCIETFLSGPGLARDYARHAGAALAGPEIVARAATGDAVCEAALLRYEERLARALAHVINLLDPDAVVLGGGLSNCARLYANVPKLWGRYVFSDRVDTRLVAPRHGDSSGVRGAAWLW